TCATGAACTTCGTACACCTCTGAATGGCATTCTTGGCTATGCACAAATTCTCCAACGCGATATTAAAGCAAGTACTGAACAACAAAATGCTATCAAAATTATTTATCATTGTGGCTCTCATCTATTAATGTTAATTAATGATATTTTAGATATTGCCAAAATTGAATCTAAAAAACTAGAACTATATCCTAATATATTTAACTTTTACGATTTTCTACTAGGTGTATATGATATGTGTCGGATTAAAGCCGAGCAGAAAAATATTAGCTTTATTTATAAACTCAGTGAATTAATACCTACTGTTATTCATGCAGATGAAAAACGTTTACGCCAAGTCTTATTAAATCTTTTAGGAAATGCTATTAAGTTTACAGATCATGGTGAAGTTAAGTTGAGTATAGAAGTAATTAATTATGATGTGCGAAACATAGATCATCAATTCAACACAATCAGATTCCAAATAGAAGATACAGGAGTTGGCATATCCTCAGAGCAATTACATAAAATTTTTCTGCCTTTTGAACAGGTAGGAGATAGTTATCATAAAGCAGAAGGAACAGGCTTAGGTCTGGCTATCAGCTGCCAAATTGTGGAACTGATGGGTAGCAAAATTCAAGTAGAAAGCAACTATGGTCAAGGTAGTAAATTTTGGTTTGATATAGATTTCCCAAGAGTTAAAGATTATCTATCATCTGCGATTCCACATCTTGACAAAGGTAGCAATCACATCATTAGATACAAAGGAAATCAAAAAACAATTTTGATTGTAGATGATGTTGCGGATAATCGTGCTGTGATTGTAAATTTACTCAAACCAGTTGGATTTTGCGTCATTGAAGCTCTCAATGGGAAAGAAGGCATTAGTAAAGCACAAGAGTACAAACCAGATTTAATTATTACTGACTTAGGAATGCCTATAATGAATGGGTTGCAAATGACACAAGATTTACGTGGACGCACAGAATTTGAAGCAACAGTAATTATTGCTTCTTCTGCTAGTGTATTTAATTTAAATCGCCAACAAAGTTTAGCAGCAGGCTGTAATGATTTTCTCCCAAAGCCTGTACAAGCTGAGGAATTATTTACTCAAATAAAGTCTTATTTAAAGTTAGATTGGATTTATGAAGATATCAATTCAAATCAGCATATTCCTTCAGATGAGAATGATCATATCATCTTTCCTCCTGCAACGGAACTAGTGAATTTATATCAAGCAGCTAAAGCAGGTTATGTTATGGGCATCCGAGAAGAAGTAGATCGCATTCAAAAATTAGATCATAAATATTTAAATTTTAATAATAAAATTTTAAAATTAATAGAAGAGTTTGAAGATGAAGCTATTGTAGAACTTCTAAAATCATATTTCTCATAGAAAATCAAATTTATTTAATCAATATTTCAAAAAATGAATAACTCAATTTTAGTGGTTGATGATGTACCAATTAATATCAAAATTTTATTGGAAATATTAACACAAGCAGGTTATAGAGTTTCTGTTGCCAAAAATGGCAAAAGTGCCTTAGAAAAAGTTGAAGAGGCGATACCTAATTTAATTTTATTAGATGTGATGATGCCTGGTATGGATGGGTTTGAAACTTGTCGTCTTCTGAAAGCCAACCCAAAAACGAAAGATATTCCAATTATATTTATGACGGCACTTTCCGAGCCGATAAATAAAGTTAAAGGATTGCAATTGGGAGCAGTAGACTATATTACGAAACCAATTGAGCATGAAGAAGTATTAGCGAGAATTAATGTCCATTTAGAACTGCGACGAACTCAATTAAAGTTAGCGCAAGAAGAAAAAATGTCATCTTTAGGACAACTAGTTGCGGGTATTGCTCATGAAATTAATAATCCAGTTAACTTTATCTCTGGTAATTTAGTTTATGCTGAGAAGTATATTGCAGATTTATTAAAATTGTTAGAATTGTATGAAAGTCATATAAATATTTCGATTACAGAAATTAAAGATTTCTCTAAAAAAATAGAACTAGATTTTCTCAAAGAAGACTTACCTCAACTTTTATCTTCAATGAAGAAAGGGTCTGATCGTGTTGAACAAATTGTGCGCTCGCTCCGTCTATTTTCCCGATTAGATGACGCAGAATATCAGCTATTTGACTTACATGAAGGTATTGATAGCACTTTGGTGATTTTAAGCAGTCGGATTAAAGCTACAACAACACGACCTGCTATTGAGATTGTTAAAAAATATGGCGACTTACCTTTAATAGAGTGCTATGCAGGAAAAATCAACCAAGTCTTAATGAATCTTTTAGCTAATGCAATTGACGCTATTGATGAAGCTATAGAAAAGCCAGAATCGAATGGGAGTGAGCCAACTCCAACTATTTGGATTAGCACAACAGTGATAAGTGAGCAAAAATCTGTGTTGATTGAGATTGCAGATAATGGTATTGGTATGTCTGTTGATGTGCAGCAGAGAATGTTTGAGCAATTTTTTACAACTAAACCCCTAGGTAAAGGTACTGGTTTAGGGTTAGCGATCGCGCGGGAAATCATTGTGGAAAAACACGGAGGCTCTTTAGAAGTCAATGCTTCACCAGGACAAGGCGCTAAATTTGCGATCGCTATTCCTATTTGCCAAGGTAATGACTGATTTCTACTGAGTTTAAATATAAAAAACAATATTTTTAGGTTCTAGCTGAAAAAGTTCATAATACTCAACCAAAAATTCTGGATTCTGATCCTTTTTTCATTTCTGAAATTAGACTACTAAATTCGTAATCAATCCTGATGCTTCTATTGCTGTTGGAAATTTTCAGCAAAGACATAACTTGTGAAGA
This window of the Nostoc sp. HK-01 genome carries:
- a CDS encoding response regulator receiver signal transduction histidine kinase; this translates as MNNSILVVDDVPINIKILLEILTQAGYRVSVAKNGKSALEKVEEAIPNLILLDVMMPGMDGFETCRLLKANPKTKDIPIIFMTALSEPINKVKGLQLGAVDYITKPIEHEEVLARINVHLELRRTQLKLAQEEKMSSLGQLVAGIAHEINNPVNFISGNLVYAEKYIADLLKLLELYESHINISITEIKDFSKKIELDFLKEDLPQLLSSMKKGSDRVEQIVRSLRLFSRLDDAEYQLFDLHEGIDSTLVILSSRIKATTTRPAIEIVKKYGDLPLIECYAGKINQVLMNLLANAIDAIDEAIEKPESNGSEPTPTIWISTTVISEQKSVLIEIADNGIGMSVDVQQRMFEQFFTTKPLGKGTGLGLAIAREIIVEKHGGSLEVNASPGQGAKFAIAIPICQGND